The genomic interval GATGGAGAAGGAGCTTCGGTTCGCCATTCGCGAGGGCGGCCGTACCGTCGGCGCCGGTGTTATCAGCGAAATAACGGAATAGACCGGGGAACACCGTATTATGAGGGATATAATCACACTTGCCTGTTCCGAGTGTAAGCGGAGAAACTACACTACGACGAAGAACAAAAAGCGCACACCGGACAAGCTCGAGTTTAAGAAATATTGTCGTTTCTGCAGGTCGCACACGCTGCATAAAGAGACAAAGTAAAGGCCAGTAGCTCCAACGGCTAGAGCACCGGACTCCAAATCCGGGTGATGGGGGTTCGAATCCCTCCTGGCCTGCCAGAAACCAAGGAGGCGGTTTGTATCAGGAATGACATGGGCCGATCCTTTAGAAAATACAGTATATGAGCGAAAAGAACGATACTACCTTTTTTCAGAAGACCGCGCAGTTCCTGAGGGAAGTGCGCGTTGAGACGAAGAAAGTAACCTGGCCGACCAGGAAAGAGACGCTTGCATCAACGGC from Candidatus Zymogenaceae bacterium carries:
- the rpmG gene encoding 50S ribosomal protein L33 codes for the protein MMRDIITLACSECKRRNYTTTKNKKRTPDKLEFKKYCRFCRSHTLHKETK
- a CDS encoding elongation factor Tu — encoded protein: MEKELRFAIREGGRTVGAGVISEITE
- the secE gene encoding preprotein translocase subunit SecE; amino-acid sequence: MSEKNDTTFFQKTAQFLREVRVETKKVTWPTRKETLASTAIVLITTFIIAFFLGGVDLLLQRIVEMLLS